From the genome of Aspergillus fumigatus Af293 chromosome 1, whole genome shotgun sequence, one region includes:
- a CDS encoding phosphatase PAP2 family protein: MRPALSRIPLRLVFSYILDWIFIVIVAVIGFGFHKVQPNHRPFSLTDPSISFPYTEHETVSTAVLMVVALIAPAVIIVITALLIPMSTKDQNVPRSSLWRYKLWEWNAGWMGLAVACAWAWMATEGLKDLYGRPRPDMLARCNPDLSNIATYAVGGLGENLAGAPTMVTWKICQNKSKVLANDGFASFPSGHSSFSFAGLTYLTLWLCSKLSIAFPYLGHSLLNQNPIGPINGSIRKRGAAPPVYMLVVAFVPIAVASFIGASRWFDYRHHAFDILFGSIMGAIFAWIGFRMYHLPITRGEGWSWAARSRRHAFFKSPRFPSEADERRPIDTHDTQKTTRQDIDVERAAENLV; this comes from the exons ATGCGGCCTGCGCTGAGTCGTATACCGTTGCGCTTAGTATTTTCCTATATCCTGGACTGGATCTTCATAGT CATCGTTGCGGTGATAGGATTTGGCTTTCACAAGGTCCAGCCGAACCATAGACCTTTTTCCCTGACCGACCCAAGCATTTCTTTTCCGTATACGGAACATGAAACAGTCTCAACAGCTGTCCTAATGGTGGTAGCTCTGATTGCTCCGGCTGTCATTATTGTGATCACAGCTTTGCTTATCCCAATGTCCACAAAAGACCAGAATGTGCCTCGATCATCACTCTGGAGATACAAGCTATGGGAATGGAATGCAGGGTGGATGGGTTTGGCGGTCGCTTGTGCATGGGCGTGGATGGCGACCGAGGGTTTGAAGGACTTATATGGCAGGCCCCGACCCGACATGCTTGCGCGTTGTAACCCGGATCTCTCGAATATAGCCACTTATGCTGTCGGTGGCCTGGGAGAGAATCTTGCAGGGGCCCCCACAATGGTGACTTGGAAGATATGCCAAAACAAGTCAAAAGTACTTGCAAACGACGGATTTGCAAGTTTCCCCAGCGGCCATTCATCTT TTTCTTTTGCCGGTTTGACATACTTGACTTTATGGCTGTGTTCAAAGCTCTCAATCGCATTTCCATACCTCGGACACTCTTTGTTGAACCAAAATCCGATCGGCCCGATCAATGGATCAATTCGAAAGCGTGGAGCAGCCCCGCCGGTCTATATGCTTGTAGTCGCCTTTGTGCCTATTGCAGTTGCCAGCTTCATTGGCGCGTCCCGCTGGTTCGACTACCGTCATCACGCTTTTGACATTCTATTTGGCAGTATCATGGGCGCTATATTTGCATGGATCGGGTTTCGAATGTATCATCTCCCCATCACGCGAGGCGAAGGGTGGTCTTGGGCGGCAAGAAGTCGGAGACATGCGTTCTTCAAGTCTCCCAGATTCCCAAGTGAAGCAGATGAACGCCGGCCAATTGATACGCACGACACTCAAAAGACAACGCGGCAGGATATTGATGTCGAGAGGGCAGCTGAGAATCTGGTGTAA
- a CDS encoding aldo/keto reductase, protein MTKFKLNTGAEIPAIGFGTWQDEHAQEDAVVEALKVGYRHIDTARVYLTEKAVGRAIKKSGVPREELFVTTKLWNNKHHPDDVEGALDASLADLQLDYVDLYLIHWPVAWKRGDDLFPKENGKYVLEDIDFVDTYKAMEKLLSTGKTKAIGVSNFSKAEMERLVQNTSVVPAVHQLEGHPWLQQRSFVDWHKSKGIHVTHYSPFGNQNEIYSSKVQIGKLIDEPVLAEIGKKYNKSSAQVALAWGVTQGHSVLPKSKTPSRIKANLEGDFHLSDEDMKKIQGIDKKLRFNDSSADFGRDFFTDLEGKGSV, encoded by the exons ATGACAAAATTCAAGCTCAACACCGGCGCGGAGATTCCCGCTATTGGCTTCGGAACTTGGCAGGACGAGCATGCCCAGGAAGACGCCGTCGTAGAAGCTCTCAAAGTAGGATACCGCCACATTGACACGGCGAGAGT ATACTTGACCGAAAAGGCTGTAGGAAGAGCAATCAAGAAGAGTGGCGTGCCTCGAGAAGAGCTTTTTGTAACGACCAAACTCTGGAACAATAAGCACCACCCCGACGATGTCGAGGGAGCCCTCGATGCTTCCCTCGCCGACTTGCAATTGGATTATGTCGACCTCTACCTGATACACTGGCCTGTGGCTTGGAAACGGGGCGATGACCTCTTTCCCAAGGAAAATGGGAAGTATGTCTTGGAGGACATTGACTTCGTGGAC ACATACAAAGCCATGGAGAAATTGCTGTCCACCGGCAAGACCAAAGCCATTGGCGTTTCAAACTTCTCCAAGGCAGAGATGGAACGTTTGGTCCAGAACACCTCGGTCGTGCCGGCCGTACACCAGCTTGAAGGTCATCCTTGGCTGCAGCAGCGTTCCTTTGTCGATTGGCACAAATCAAAGGGTATCCATGTCACTCATTACTCTCCCTTTGGCAACCAAAACGAGATCTACTCCTCAAAAGTCCAGATTGGCAAACTGATTGACGAGCCGGTATTGGCCGAAATCGGGAAGAAGTACAATAAGTCCTCCGCACAGGTTGCTCTGG CATGGGGTGTCACACAGGGCCATTCGGTACTGCCGAAATCCAAGACTCCATCTCGAATTAAAGCCAATCTCGAGGGCGACTTCCACTTGAGTGATGAAGATATGAAGAAGATTCAAGGCATCGACAAGAAGCTACGCTTCAATGATAGCAGCGCTGACTTTGGTCGGGACTTCTTTACCGACTTGGAGGGAAAGGGGTCGGTTTGA
- a CDS encoding GFA family protein, with the protein MPMKLEGSCQCGGVQFTLDSQTPVPYQLCACSICRKVGGYSGSVNLGGIADSLKIIKGKDLIKKYNAIKDRGTPNEAKCSSERNFCSNCSTMLWLWDHHWPELIHPFASAIDTDLPAPDEMVCVLGNSKPSWVRWPEGKKSVHDVYGDDSIEGWHKKHGLFME; encoded by the exons ATGCCCAT GAAACTTGAAGGAAGCTGCCAGTGCGGCGGGGTGCAATTTACTCTCGATTCTCAAACACCTGTGCCTTATCAGCTTTGTGCATGCAGCATCTGCCGCAAGGTTGGTGGCTATAGCGGCAGCGTCAACCTGGGAGGTATCGCCGATAGCCTCAAAATCATCAAGGGAAAGGATCTCATCAA GAAATACAACGCCATAAAGGATCGTGGCACTCCGAACGAGGCAAAATGTTCGTCTGAACGTAACTTCTGTTCCAATTGCAGTACTATGCTCTGGCTGTGGGACCATCATTGGCCGGAGCTGATTCATCCTTTTGCATCTGCCATCGACACCGATTTGCCGGCCCCAGATGAGATGGTTTGTGTCTTGGGAAATTCCAAGCCATCCTGGGTACGATGGCCCGAAGGCAAGAAATCGGTGCATGATGTCTACGGTGACGACAGCATTGAAGGGTGGCACAAGAAACATGGTCTATTCATGGAATGA
- a CDS encoding coiled-coil-helix-coiled-coil-helix domain-containing protein, whose amino-acid sequence MSFGSPGGGATNVKPTPPERGSFPLDHEGECKHLISQYLKCLKLRKGVNDEECRKLAKGYLSCRMEKNLMAPDDFKNLGLVFKDEADGTAEQNAGTKS is encoded by the exons ATGAGTTTTGGAAGCCCTGGTGGCGGCGCAACCAATGTCAAACCTACTCC TCCTGAGCGAGGGAGTTTCCCACTTGATCATGAAG GCGAATGCAAACACCTTATTTCCCAGTACCTGAAATGTCTGAAACTGAGGAAAGGGGTTAACGACGAAGAGTGTCGCAAGCTAGCCAAGGGATACCTGAGCTGTCGAATGGAGAA AAACCTGATGGCACCGGACGACTTCAAAAATCTCGGACTCGTGTTTAAAGACGAGGCAGACGGAACGGCAGAGCAGAATGCAGGGACAAAGTCATAG
- the npr3 gene encoding nitrogen permease regulator 3 family protein produces MSSIARPPDPCLVAIILIVRSRAGPRLVFHYPPNPLSENGLRPARKERRTSRSKNGQDYKSNESSSSEESGSSSDDDEDEHQRQLQSQSQSQSHLSGSVVSGRRSSNFGLDDHVAMSVSPGGDSQRAGSMGSGSGRTSFRKRGGNSDVEEDSGAASDRQEDGSGGAGGPYRPPWESLLGLPADVWEKLLSPSPAWHKRRFEVGINDLAFIGWPVFVREDGTWRKQRRKKKKKRRADWEGGELGHNENAEDAPDDEDGDAGGNASGGGGLMAASTETLSPKQVTLSEAKRGSGSSGKAARSLVDCLDGDDKDSMTMFNVVFVLDPPLLEYSMRTKEVYDNIIKKFAKALKWEQARTDYVWREAQHISHLKEKAKERRTSLNTLYTELITQSSLARAIYTVHTSISASKIASVPLSPDVSISLQIPPLTSTPYLPGPTDKAYPGLWLTTADSVTPVEDPTADEYTAPHQVLAKHFALLLLDNEAAILRDVEASGGALAPALAHYLRCSKPTKSFAQISASSGIPLSTIQMLASHLVYWRRARAIPPIHQRDTYIVSPNCDLSKLEVATAAYQAAFPTLPSLPKMLSALSGTPRPYGSFIPSKDHKETYFAILAWLLRGGWVTQLRSFARVKVTPEIKMAVEVALRREEVDKYLRKGRSLEAQKSTDGENGNEEDENDDASSSSSSSLASQGSGEETPMPGRYQQESNPRLSHSMLDRNTSLRTSSLILFPHRASPLESRWLEQIVSRFPEHPRSAGRHRRGEGSNAGGGEIDPEYAALSTPMKDLWPTYIKYFNGLDALEKIPVREGLKRKFVWQVLTRLGLVTSQQSSIELDPREQVLVSVRHW; encoded by the exons ATGTCGTCAATTGCACGTCCACCAGATCCCTGCCTGGTCGCCATCATCTTAATCGTCCGCTCCCGTGCGGGCCCACGCTTAGTCTTCCACTACCCTCCCAACCCACTCAGCGAGAATGGCTTGAGACCTGCGCGCAAGGAACGACGCACTTCGCGCTCGAAGAACGGACAAGACTACAAGAGCAATGAATCAAGCTCCAGTGAGGAGAGTGGTTCCAgctccgacgacgacgaggacgagcacCAGCGCCAGCTtcagagccagagccagagccagagtcACCTCAGCGGGAGTGTGGTGTCGGGACGGCGGTCGAGTAATTTCGGCCTCGACGATCATGTCGCCATGTCTGTTTCTCCCGGCGGAGATTCCCAGCGCGCTGGGTCGATGGGATCGGGATCCGGTCGGACGTCATTTCGCAAACGAGGCGGCAATTCAGATGTCGAGGAGGATTCAGGTGCGGCGTCTGACAGGCAAGAGGACGGGTCGGGAGGAGCGGGTGGGCCGTATCGTCCACCGTGGGAATCGCTTCTGGGGCTCCCTGCCGATGTCTGGGAGAAGTTATTGAGTCCATCGCCTGCGTGGCATAAGCGCCGGTTCGAGGTCGGGATCAACGATTTGGCGTTCATTGGATGGCCGGTTTTCGTTCGGGAGGACGGGACGTGGAGGAAACAGAGacggaagaaaaagaagaagcggcgTGCTGACTGGGAGGGAGGTGAACTGGGCCATAATGAGAATGCTGAGGATGCgccggacgacgaggacggcgatGCTGGCGGCAACGccagcggcggcggtgggTTGATGGCCGCCTCGACTGAGACATTGAGTCCCAAGCAGGTGACTCTCTCAGAGGCCAAAAGAGGCTCAGGATCTAGCGGCAAAGCCGCAAGGTCATTAGTTGACTGCTTGGATGGTGACGACAAGGATTCAATGACGATGTTCAACGTGGTCTTCGTGTTAGACCCTCCTTTACTGGAGTACTCCATGCGCACTAAGGAGGTCTACGACAATATCATAAAGAAATTCGCTAAAGCCTTGAAATGGGAACAGGCCCGAACGGATTACGTTTGGAGGGAGGCCCAACATATATCACATCTCAAAGAAAAAGCTAAAGAGAGGA GAACCTCCCTCAACACCCTTTATACGGAGTTGATCACCCAATCATCGCTCGCTAGGGCCATATATACCGTCCACACCAGCATATCTGCATCCAAGATTGCATCCGTTCCCCTCAGCCCGGATGTTTCCATTTCGCTTCAGATACCTCCTCTGACGTCAACACCTTATCTGCCTGGACCAACTGATAAAGCATACCCGGGTCTCTGGCTCACCACTGCAGACAGCGTCACCCCGGTGGAGGACCCTACCGCCGATGAGTATACCGCACCACATCAGGTGCTCGCCAAACACTTTgcgctgttgttgctggatAACGAGGCAGCAATTCTCAGGGACGTCGAAGCGTCCGGAGGTGCTCTGGCACCTGCTCTTGCTCACTATCTTCGGTGCTCCAAGCCAACCAAATCCTTTGCGCAGATATCCGCATCGTCCGGCATACCCCTCTCGACCATTCAAATGTTGGCCAGTCATCTGGTTTACTGGCGACGTGCACGCGCCATACCCCCCATTCATCAACGTGATACGTACATTGTGTCTCCGAATTGTGACTTGAGCAAGCTAGAAGTAGCCACTGCTGCCTACCAGGCAGCATTTCCAACCCTCCCCAGCTTACCCAAGATGCTTTCTGCCCTGAGTGGGACACCAAGACCATATGGAAGTTTTATCCCCAGCAAAGACCATAAGGAAACATATTTTGCTATTTTGGCGTGGCTGTTAAGGGGAGGGTGGGTGACTCAACTTCGATCATTTGCAAGGGTCAAAGTCACCCCGGAGATAAAGATGGCCGTAGAAGTCGCTCTTCGCCGTGAAGAAGTGGACAAGTACCTGCGGAAAGGCAGATCCTTGGAGGCGCAGAAGTCTACTGATGGCGAAAACGGgaacgaggaggatgagaacgACGATGCtagctcgtcctcgtcgtcatcgctgGCAAGCCAGGGTAGCGGGGAAGAGACGCCAATGCCTGGGCGTTACCAGCAAGAGAGCAACCCACGTCTCTCACATTCTATGCTAGATCGAAACACGTCGCTGAGAACGTCATCTTTGATCCTGTTCCCTCATCGCGCCTCACCACTGGAGTCACGCTGGTTGGAACAGATTGTCTCTCGCTTTCCTGAGCACCCTCGATCCGCCGGTCGACATCGCCGGGGAGAAGGATCGAATGCCGGTGGAGGTGAGATAGACCCTGAGTATGCCGCCCTAAGCACTCCAATGAAGGATCTATGGCCGACCTATATCAAGTATTTCAATGGGCTTGACGCGCTTGAGAAGATCCCGGTACGCGAAGGCCTCAAGCGTAAGTTTGTGTGGCAGGTCCTCACACGCTTGGGCCTGGTGACTTCCCAACAGTCTTCTATTGAACTGGATCCCAGGGAACAGGTGCTGGTTAGCGTGAGGCATTGGTGA
- a CDS encoding La domain family, producing MATTFSYAQAAKGVIATPSAANPASTEPNKPAVKADEQSINSSVQTEPETTAPTAPTAETSQEAEKAAASTDKDSESTATAPSKTNVSGTSSPSVGASSTSTVSKEEEGSNTPNGTTESNWDKQSQVSGTDKQGNAQEAKDKPNASSDKDKKPPLKELKAAPLPAVNVWQQRKEAQEAKAKATAALKSAASSKPSASKTASVASSTSGDNHQELPKTAPKKKGADATSDGPKDRKRADGGKGRDENVSIPPVGDASSWPTPQVAQGEEKRKAQEKTEKTEKSPVIRPHGKEKWMPVPYVPTAVFNTPLPSSARRGGRAGRVGRDGARNATHGAPGADKAATGQAAQGSTAKQNGVGDRGRNEPSSARANSLPAPSKRSNSVDAGLADSRKGTQVADRNRAPKGAENVNGLPAGRQAGGNENLPPRHRGDAKPFVRNHDAAHKGGDSTSKSSHPLADANTGLRSSSTHDRRFENGPKSADLAGFPGDRKEKDFSRESRADRGRGSHRGRGGHSGFTGSQNSQFPNNHMGHHSFVHPKSFGFNERQRSHHGLPNGSQQGHRMSLRSPSLPNSASMYGVYPFPADINTMYGYQPIPAGPMTAVPYQPYMEPFSLMSMISMQLEYYFSVDNLCKDLFLRKQMDSQGFVPLSVIAGFKRVKTLTEDFEMLRHACRQVRNIEYLTGEDGIDRLRPRDKWEQWVLPVEQRDPSAQNEGPSLSADAGKFDEQNQAKETTNGLPNGSTEPQVLKTSLSSTAPEFSPSNPVIPQAEIANVGSHLMTVPSQMLKLRS from the exons ATGGCTACTACTTTTTCTTACGCCCAAGCAGCCAAGGGTGTCATTGCGACGCCATCGGCGGCAAACCCGGCCTCTACAGAGCCGAATAAGCCAGCTGTCAAAGCGGATGAGCAGAGCATAAACTCGAGTGTGCAGACGGAGCCAGAGACCACGGCTCCCACCGCTCCCACCGCAGAGACATCTcaggaagcagagaaggcCGCTGCCAGTACCGACAAGGACTCGGAGAGCACAGCAACCGCTCCTTCTAAGACCAACGTTTCCGGGACGTCCTCACCGAGCGTGGGTGCTTCTTCCACATCCACAGTatcaaaggaagaggaggggtcGAATACACCAAATGGCACTACCGAGTCCAACTGGGATAAGCAGTCCCAAGTTTCCGGAACAGATAAGCAAGGCAACGCTCAGGAAGCCAAGGATAAACCTAATGCTTCGTccgacaaggacaagaaaccccctctgaaggagctgaaaGCAGCACCCTTACCTGCAGTTAACGTTTGGCAGCAACGAAAGGAAGCCCAGGAAGCTAAGGCCAAAGCCACCGCGGCACTCAAGTCCGCTGCATCTTCGAAACCCAGTGCATCGAAAACCGCATCCGTCGCCTCGTCGACATCCGGAGATAACCATCAGGAGCTGCCGAAAACCGCCCCTAAGAAGAAGGGAGCAGACGCTACATCCGATGGTCCCAAGGACAGAAAGAGGGCCGACGGAGGCAAGGGACGGGATGAGA ATGTTTCCATTCCACCTGTGGGCGATGCCTCTTCGTGGCCTACACCTCAAGTTGCAcaaggggaagagaagagaaaggcTCAGGAGAAGACTGAGAAGACTGAAAAGAGCCCTGTCATTCGGCCGCATGGAAAGGAGAAATGGATGCCTGTTCCTTATGTACCAACCGCTGTCTTCAACACGCCTTTGCCGTCATCTGCGCGCAGGGGTGGACGAGCTGGGCGAGTCGGAAGGGATGGAGCTCGCAATGCCACTCATGGTGCGCCTGGTGCTGACAAGGCAGCCACTGGACAGGCGGCTCAAGGTTCTACTGCTAAGCAGAACGGCGTTGGAGACAGAGGCAGAAATGAGCCTAGCTCCGCTCGCGCTAACTCTCTACCAGCCCCTTCGAAGCGCTCTAACAGCGTTGACGCTGGACTTGCTGATTCCCGCAAAGGCACTCAAGTTGCTGACCGAAACCGTGCGCCTAAGGGAGCCGAAAATGTGAATGGGTTGCCGGCTGGAAGACAAGCTGGTGGCAACGAGAATCTCCCACCACGGCACCGCGGCGATGCCAAGCCTTTCGTGAGAAACCACGATGCAGCTCACAAGGGTGGTGATAGCACCTCGAAGAGCTCACATCCCTTGGCTGACGCAAACACTGGCCTTCGCTCTAGCTCAACTCACGACCGTCGCTTCGAGAATGGACCGAAGTCAGCGGACTTGGCAGGTTTCCCTGGGGATCGTAAAGAGAAGGACTTCTCTCGTGAATCCCGTGCTGACAGGGGCCGGGGCTCTCATCGCGGCCGTGGAGGACATTCTGGCTTTACCGGTTCGCAAAACTCACAGTTTCCTAACAATCATATGGGGCACCACTCTTTCGTCCATCCCAAGTCCTTTGGATTTAATGAGCGTCAGCGATCTCACCATGGCCTTCCCAACGGCTCTCAACAAGGACATAGAATGTCTCTGAGATCGCCTTCTCTGCCAAACTCCGCTTCTATGTATGGCGTTTATCCTTTCCCTGCTGATATCAACACTATGTACGGTTATCAGCCGATACCGGCTGGCCCAATGACTGCTGTTCCTTATCAGCCGTACATGGAACCGTTCTCTCTCATGAGCATGATCTCGATGCAATT GGAATATTACTTTTCCGTCGACAATCTTTGCAAAGATCTTTTTCTTCGCAAGCAAATGGACTCTCAGGGCTTTGTGCCATTGTCCGTCATTGCTGGTTTCAAACGCGTCAAGACACTCACCGAGGATTTCGAAATGCTGCGCCATGCCTGCCGCCAAGTGAGGAACATTGAGTATCTGACCGGCGAGGATGGCATTGATCGGTTGCGACCAAGAGACAAATGGGAGCAATGGGTTCTTCCCGTCGAGCAGCGCGATCCTTCAGCACAGAATGAGGGTCCATCTCTGTCAGCAGATGCCGGAAAGTTCGATGAGCAGAACCAAGCCAAGGAAACAACAAATGGTCTACCGAACGGTAGCACCGAGCCTCAGGTCCTGAAGACCTCTCTATCTTCTACCGCGCCGGAATTCTCGCCGTCGAACCCAGTAATTCCCCAGGCTGAAATTGCAAATGTAGGATCCCATTTGATGACCGTCCCTTCTCAGATGTTAAAGTTGAGAAGTTGA